The sequence GGGCCGAGGAGCGCCCGCCGCCGCCCCAGTTGCGCGTGCCGAACTTCGCGGAGTAGGTGAAGTCGCCGTGACTGGGGCGCGGTGCCGTGATGAACGGCTCGTACTTGCCCGAGCGGGCGTCCTTGTTCTCGATGACCATCCCCAGCGGCGTGCCGGTGGTGTAGCCGTCCTGCAGGCCGCTCTGGATGCGCACCTCGTCGGGTTCGCCGCGGCTGGTCGTGATCTGTGACTGGCCGGGCTTGCGCCGGTCCAGGTCGCGCTGGATGTCCGCCTCCGAGAGTTCGACCCCGGCGGGACAGCCGGAGACGACGACGCCCATCGCGTCCCCGTGGCTCTCGCCGTAGGTCGTCAGCTGGAACAGACGACCGAATCGATTACCGTTCATGTCGCTCCAGTTCGGCTCCGAGGTCATAAAGCACGTCGAAGAACGCCGGGAACGAGACATCGACGTGGTCGGCGTCCTCGATGGTCGTCGTCCCCTTGGCGACCAGGCCGGCGATGGCCAGCGACATCACGATGCGGTGGTCGTCGTGGCCGGCGACCGTCGCCCCCTGCAGACGGGTGTCGCCGCCGTGGATCGTCAGCGTGTCCTGACTCTCGGACACCGACACCCCCATCTTTGCCAGTTCCGTCGCCATCGCGCTCACACGGTCGGTCTCCTTGTACCGGACGTGCTCGCAGTTGACGATGCGCGTGTCGCCGTCGGCGACCGCGCCGAGGACGGCGATGGTCGGCAGGAGGTCCGGCGTGTCGCCCACGTCGACCTCGATCCCCGACAGCGCGCTCCGTCGGACCGTAATCTCTCCCGCGCCGCGGTCCCACGAGATGTCCGCGCCCATCCGCTCCAGCACGTCGACGATGGCGCTATCGCCCTGGGCGCTCGGCTGGGCACCCTCGACGACAACTTCGTCAGCTGCGGCCACCGCGCCCGCCGCCAGCAGATACGACATCGACGAGAAGTCGCCGGGCACAGGGTAGGGATCGGCGCGTTCGTACTGCTGGCCGCCGGGAACGCGATACCCCGACTCGGTTTCCGACGCGTCGATCCCGAACGCCGCCAGCAGTTCGAGCGTGATGTCGACGTACGGCGCCGACTTCAACTCCGTTTCGAGGTCGATACTGATGCCGTCCTCGGTCACGGCCCCGGCCATCAACAGCGCGGTGATGTACTGCGAGGAGACGTCGCCTGGTATCGACGCCGTGCCGCCGTCGACGCCGCCGCCGACGACGAGGGGTGCCTGTCCGTTACCGCGCGTACTCTCCGCGCGCCCGCCGAGTTGCTGAATCGCGTCGAGCAGCGGCCCCTGGGGGCGCGAGCGGAGCGATTCGTCGCCCGTCAGAACGGTCAACCCGTCCGCGAGCGCCGCACAGGCCGTCACGATGCGCATCGTCGTGCCGCTGTTGGCGCAGTCGATGACATCGTCGGGGACGGTGGGCCGGCCGTCGAAGCCGTCGACGTCGAGGCGTCGATCGTCGTCAGCGCGGTCGACCGCGCCGCCGAAGGCTCGGACCGCCCGCATCGTCGCCCGGGTGTCCGCGCTGACGAGAGGGTCCGCGACGACGGCGCCGTCGCTGTACCCCGCCGCGAGGATGGCTCGGTGCGTGTAGCTTTTCGACGGCGGTGCGCGCGCCCGCCCGCCGACGCGCGACTGCGTGAGTTCGACGTCCATACCGACCCGTCGACCGGGTGCCGTATCAGCGTACCGAACGCGACACTCCGTCGGCCTCGGCGCACCGCCGCGACGCAAACTGTTTCAACCGCCCGCGAGACGTGCGGGTATGTTCGATAAGTCGACGTGGATCAAACTCCCCCGGAACGTGGTCGTCGGCCACGACGTCCTCGACGAGTTGGGCGCCGTGATCGACGACCTCTCCGTGGTCGGCCGGCCGCTGATCGTCACGAGTCCGACGCCGGACCGCCTCGTCGGCGACCGCGTACGCGCCCAACTGGGCGACGATCCCGTGACCGTCACCGTCGAAACCGCGGGCTTCGACGCCGTCGAGCGTATCGCCGAAACGGCCGAGCGCGAGGACGTGGGCTACCTGGTCGGCCTCGGCGGCGGCAAGCCAATCGACACCGCGAAGATGGTCGCCGACCGCCGCGGCCTCGGCCTCGTCTCCGTCCCCACCGCCGCCAGCCACGACGGCATCGTCAGCGGTCGGTCGTCCATCCCGGAGGGCGATACGCGCCACAGCGTCGCCGCGGATCCGCCGCTCGCCGTCGTCGCCGACACCGAAGTCCTCGCGGCCGCGCCCTGGGAACTCACCACCGCCGGCTGTGCCGACATCGTCTCCAACTACACCGCCGTGGCGGACTGGAAACTCGCCCACCGCCTGCAGAACGTCGAGTACTCGGAGTACGCGGGCGCGCTCTCGCGGATGACCGCCGAGATGCTGGTCGAGAACGCCGGCTCGGTCAAGCAGGGCCTCGAAGAATCGGCGTGGGTCGTCGTGAAGGCGCTCGTCTCCTCGGGCGTCGCCATGTCCATCGCGGGGTCCTCGCGCCCGGCCAGCGGCGCCGAACACCTCTTCTCGCATCGGCTGGACCGCATGGCGCCCGACCAGGCCCTCCACGGCCACCAGGTCGGTGTCGGCACCATCCTCGTCGCCTACCTCCACGAGGGCGAGGAGGGCACCTGGCGCAACATCCGCGAGGCGCTGTCGGTCATCGGCGCGCCCACGACCGCGGCGGACCTCGGCTTCGACGACGAGACGATCATCGAGGCGCTGACGACCGCGCACCGTATCCGCGACCGGTACACCATCCTCGGCAACGGGATCAGCGAGGCCGCGGCGCGGGAGGCAGCCCGGACGACGGGCGTGATTTAGTCGCACACCGGTCCCGCAGTGCGGTCGTCCGTCCGATCGACGGGTGACACGTCTATCCGACGATGGCGGACTGCGTACCACCGTTGGAGAGTCGAGAGAGGGCAGCCTGCCGAACACCCGTCCACAGAGTAACCGGGGTCAGTCCTCCTGTTCGTCGACCAGCAGCGTGTTCAGTACGAGGGTGGAGATGCCGCGCCGGAGGCGTTCGGTGACGGCCTGGTCGGAAATATCGAACGTGTCCGCGAGTTCCTGGGTGGATATCTGTCGAGGCAACGAATAGTATCCGGCCTCGACGGCGGTCGTGAGCGTTTCGCGCTGCGGGGGCGTCAAGCCGTACCAGGGTCCGGCGTCGGGTTTCGTGGGGTTGTAGATGCGCTTGATCGACACCTCGATGTCCTCTTCGAGGTAGTAGTCCTGAAACGTCGAGAGGTCCTCGTGAGTCGGGAATCTGAGTTCGAGCCCCCACGTGTCGGCGGTACCGGTTGCACTCAACAGCGCCGCGTCGAGATCGAGGATCGTTCGCAACAGTGAGGCCTCCGACGGGTCCCAATCCAGTGCGTACAATGTTTCGTCCTCGTGTGTGTTGACGAGTTGGATCTCGTTGACCGACGGATGTTCGCGGACGGAGCGTTCGAACGTCTCTCGTGCGTCGTTCCGAACCCGAACGAACGGGGTGGGTTTCCCCCCCAGCGGCACCATCGTTTCGAGGATGACCTGGGTCGACTCTTCGACCCGAAGGATCTGTCCCAACTCGAACGCTTCAGATGAAATAGTTATTTCGACGATGACGCTCATTAGATATGTACCCATTCCGTCGCAACTGCGTTAAAGACTCGGTAGAGGGTGTCTTCCGCGAGGATTCGGGCATGGTACACCATGCTTTCCGGTGGTGTTATCCCGTGTGACAGCGTAGTGGGTACTGCAGAGGCACCCGACTGTGGCCCCCCTGATCGTGTGGCGGTGAGTTCCACACTGCAGCGACGTCGTCTCGCAGTTGAGCGTGTCCCCCACTATGACAACCGACTTCACTTCCGACGACGAGATGTCGAGCACAGAGGACTTCGAGACTGCCCTCGGACGGGTGATCCTTGCCGCCCTCGAAAGTGGCATCGATCCGCGTGGGACGTGGGAATACCGCACCGACGGGACGAACTCGGACATGGAAGTCATGGTCGTCGAGTTGGCGGATTGACGCTCGGATGATCACACCAGCGGGTACTGGTTTGAATCCCATGATACGCCATCCCGAAAGACTTCTCGAACGGGGCAGGATATTCGTGTATGACGGATGCTCTCGATTCCTCAAGCGAGCAGCCCGAATCGAGAGACACTGTCGCTCGTCGGCTCCTCGAGGGCGTCTCGACGCACGCGATCTTCATGCTCGATACCGACGGGAACATCGTCACGTGGCCCGCCCCGGCGACGGCGCTCTACGGACACGACGTGGCGGTCGTTCGTGACCAGCACGTGAGGATGTTGTTCGCCGACGACGAAGGGACTGACTCCGACTCGCTCCCGGAGGGATTTTTCGAGGGACCGAAGACCGACGCAGTTGAGTTCGAACACTGGCACCGGCGGGCGGACGGCTCAGTTTTCTGGGGGACGCTAACGCTGTCGCCGCTGTGGAACGACACGTTTCACGGCTACGCAGCAATCAGTCAGGATACGACGACCACGAAAGAGTACGAGCGAATGCTGGAACGCCAGAACGACCGGCTCAAGGAGTTCACCGACATCCTCGCGCACGACCTCAGAAACCCACTGAACGTCATTGACGGGAATTTGATCCGGTTCGAGGAAACCGGCGACGAGGCACACCTGGAGACGATCGACGAGACGACCGACAGAATGGCACGACTCGTCGAGGATCTACTCCGCGTGGCACGACAGGGAAACGTCGTCACCGACCCGGAGCCGATCGACATCGGCGACATCATCGACACGGCCTGGCAGAGCATGAACACCGACTCCGGCGCGACCCTTCAGTACGAGACCGCCCGGCCAGTAAGCGGCGATCCCGACAGACTCTGTGAGTTGTTCGAGAACCTCTTCCACAACGCCGTAGAGCACGGTGGGAACGACGTAACGGTTCGCGTCGGCCCGCTCGACACCGGCTTTTTCGTCGAAAACGACGGGCCAGGCATCCCCGACGAACACAAAGAGCAGGTCTTCGATCACGGGTTCACTACGCGAGACGACGGTCACGGGTACGGTCTCTCTGTCGTCCGGACGATCGTCAACGCGCACGGGTGGGACATCATCGCTGCCGACGCGCAAACCGGTGGTGCGCGGTTCGAAATCACCGGTATCGACCTGCTCGGCTGATCCTTGATTCCGGTGGACGTGTCCGGGCATACCTCGATTTCGACGGCGCGGGACGGAGGATTCGTATCCCGCAATCGAGGGGTGATATAACGGGCATTGTTCACCATCCCCAATGAGTATCGACCAGTAGACGAATACTACCGAGTGTGATGACCGTCGAGAAACCAGTGCCATCGGTTGAGGGATCAGAGAGTTCGCTATGAGTTCGGACTCAACGTCCCCTCATAGAGACGGAGAGCATCGTGCGACGCCGAAAGAAGTCGGCGAACCGGCTCCAGCGTTCGAACTTCCCGGTGCCGGAGAGGACGGGATCGACACGTTCGACCTCGCTGACTACACCGAGGAGGGTGCGCTCATCCTCTCGTTCTACCCGTTCGATTTCAGCCCGATCTGCACCCAACAGCTCTGTGGCTTTCGTGATGCGGAGTGGTTGGCGTTCACGGATAACATCGATGTCGTCGGTATTTCCGTCGATAGCGCCTACTCCCACCACCAATTTCGAGACGAATACGGGTTGACGTTCCCGTTGTTGACCGACCGGCTGGCCTCCGTCGCCGGCCAATTCGGCGTGAGATACGACGAGTGGGAACGCCACCCGGCCGTCTGCCAACGCGCGATATTCGCTATCGACACGTCACAGACCATCCGCTA comes from Haloplanus sp. XH21 and encodes:
- a CDS encoding NAD(P)-dependent glycerol-1-phosphate dehydrogenase produces the protein MFDKSTWIKLPRNVVVGHDVLDELGAVIDDLSVVGRPLIVTSPTPDRLVGDRVRAQLGDDPVTVTVETAGFDAVERIAETAEREDVGYLVGLGGGKPIDTAKMVADRRGLGLVSVPTAASHDGIVSGRSSIPEGDTRHSVAADPPLAVVADTEVLAAAPWELTTAGCADIVSNYTAVADWKLAHRLQNVEYSEYAGALSRMTAEMLVENAGSVKQGLEESAWVVVKALVSSGVAMSIAGSSRPASGAEHLFSHRLDRMAPDQALHGHQVGVGTILVAYLHEGEEGTWRNIREALSVIGAPTTAADLGFDDETIIEALTTAHRIRDRYTILGNGISEAAAREAARTTGVI
- a CDS encoding PAS domain-containing sensor histidine kinase; this encodes MTDALDSSSEQPESRDTVARRLLEGVSTHAIFMLDTDGNIVTWPAPATALYGHDVAVVRDQHVRMLFADDEGTDSDSLPEGFFEGPKTDAVEFEHWHRRADGSVFWGTLTLSPLWNDTFHGYAAISQDTTTTKEYERMLERQNDRLKEFTDILAHDLRNPLNVIDGNLIRFEETGDEAHLETIDETTDRMARLVEDLLRVARQGNVVTDPEPIDIGDIIDTAWQSMNTDSGATLQYETARPVSGDPDRLCELFENLFHNAVEHGGNDVTVRVGPLDTGFFVENDGPGIPDEHKEQVFDHGFTTRDDGHGYGLSVVRTIVNAHGWDIIAADAQTGGARFEITGIDLLG
- the aroA gene encoding 3-phosphoshikimate 1-carboxyvinyltransferase, with translation MDVELTQSRVGGRARAPPSKSYTHRAILAAGYSDGAVVADPLVSADTRATMRAVRAFGGAVDRADDDRRLDVDGFDGRPTVPDDVIDCANSGTTMRIVTACAALADGLTVLTGDESLRSRPQGPLLDAIQQLGGRAESTRGNGQAPLVVGGGVDGGTASIPGDVSSQYITALLMAGAVTEDGISIDLETELKSAPYVDITLELLAAFGIDASETESGYRVPGGQQYERADPYPVPGDFSSMSYLLAAGAVAAADEVVVEGAQPSAQGDSAIVDVLERMGADISWDRGAGEITVRRSALSGIEVDVGDTPDLLPTIAVLGAVADGDTRIVNCEHVRYKETDRVSAMATELAKMGVSVSESQDTLTIHGGDTRLQGATVAGHDDHRIVMSLAIAGLVAKGTTTIEDADHVDVSFPAFFDVLYDLGAELERHER
- a CDS encoding helix-turn-helix domain-containing protein, yielding MSVIVEITISSEAFELGQILRVEESTQVILETMVPLGGKPTPFVRVRNDARETFERSVREHPSVNEIQLVNTHEDETLYALDWDPSEASLLRTILDLDAALLSATGTADTWGLELRFPTHEDLSTFQDYYLEEDIEVSIKRIYNPTKPDAGPWYGLTPPQRETLTTAVEAGYYSLPRQISTQELADTFDISDQAVTERLRRGISTLVLNTLLVDEQED
- a CDS encoding redoxin domain-containing protein, which encodes MSSDSTSPHRDGEHRATPKEVGEPAPAFELPGAGEDGIDTFDLADYTEEGALILSFYPFDFSPICTQQLCGFRDAEWLAFTDNIDVVGISVDSAYSHHQFRDEYGLTFPLLTDRLASVAGQFGVRYDEWERHPAVCQRAIFAIDTSQTIRYTWWTEDGSEQPTLDDLYESIEWVA